A window of the Dioscorea cayenensis subsp. rotundata cultivar TDr96_F1 chromosome 14, TDr96_F1_v2_PseudoChromosome.rev07_lg8_w22 25.fasta, whole genome shotgun sequence genome harbors these coding sequences:
- the LOC120275332 gene encoding prohibitin-1, mitochondrial-like, with protein sequence MEMISRGFKIAVSVAAIYAAQNSLYNVEGGHRAIVFNRIQGIKDEVYPEGTHFRIPWFERTTIFDVRARPHFVESTSGSRDLQMVKIGLRVLTRPIPDQLPTIYRTLGKNYDKRVLPSIIHETLKAVVAQYNASQLITQREAVSREIRRVLTERARNFNIELDDVSITTLSFGKEFTLAIEAKQVAAQDAERAKFIVEKAEQDKRSAIIRAQGEAKSAQLIGQAIANNPAFLVLRQIEAAREIAQTIANSSNRVYLKSDDLLLNLQQLDFENQKKK encoded by the exons ATGGAGATGATCTCCAGGGGCTTCAAGATTGCCGTCTCCGTCGCGGCGATCTACGCAGCCCAAAACAGCCTCTACAACGTCGAGGGTGGCCACCGTGCTATCGTCTTCAACCGCATTCAAGGGATCAAGGACGAG GTTTACCCAGAAGGAACTCACTTCAGGATCCCCTGGTTTGAGAGAACAACAATTTTTGATGTCCGTGCTCGGCCTCATTTTGTGGAAAGTACTTCTGGAAGTCGTGATCTTCAAAtg GTGAAAATTGGCCTCCGAGTTCTCACACGACCTATTCCAGACCAGTTACCTACAATTTATCGGACACTGGGGAAGAATTATGACAAGAGAGTGCTTCCTTCAATCATTCATGAAACTCTGAAAGCTGTTGTCGCCCAGTATAATGCCAGCCAGCTCATAACTCAAAGAGAG GCTGTGAGCAGGGAGATACGCAGGGTATTGACAGAGAGGGCAAGGAACTTCAACATTGAACTTGATGATGTATCCATTACCACCCTGAGCTTTGGAAAGGAGTTCACCCTTGCAATTGAAGCCAAACAAGTGGCTGCACAAGATGCTGAGAGAGCCAAATTTATCGTTGAGAAAGCGGAGCAAGATAAGAGAAGTGCTATTATCAGAGCTCAG GGAGAGGCTAAGAGTGCGCAACTGATTGGCCAAGCAATTGCAAACAATCCGGCATTTCTCGTTCTGAGGCAGATAGAAGCTGCAAGGGAAATTGCGCAAACAATCGCAAACTCATCCAATCGCGTGTACTTGAAGTCTGATGATCTGCTGCTAAACCTTCAACAACTTGATTTTgagaaccaaaaaaagaaatga